The following coding sequences are from one Venturia canescens isolate UGA chromosome 5, ASM1945775v1, whole genome shotgun sequence window:
- the LOC122411666 gene encoding uncharacterized protein: protein MVDNNCIIEGNVKFRDGKKWKSRWCVMRKLSPVADCLHLQLYGDSKDRYKQGQTKASLSLQHFLGVESGFTLDKESNTIAIICQDLTVVLAFDTRERLIQWQVKISNNLGEDQQFLILISSAPAKAKLSNGPAHLHVQDRRFCITVGVPPRLVGIWEIAHLRRYGVVEGRFCFEGGSRCGRGEGLHVLITDQGDDIVKTLQLAAEGKLTTRKRPNCRENSMQESPRRQFSRSETRASDFFASSVYTTTAQYEDQCDGCKNESSPCWSSTESRHQNEIEPDYSCRDTVSVSELTDQPGEWRSCSLTRQSTTGLERCASCISKLGTISKSSTSGTTCTSSALRSPAPTANNSTCHLPLRAFDRLSLSSYSSSSHESSDYSGSQAVDCQCPTQQNPKNTQVQPIARSSPSPTALPPRPVKQSVPVVAKKPKKPPMPLPNEQQSCTCRPNQAGNRNSSGSGPYENYDVPKTILGHHMSFEPSPPPSADQYYDTPRKIKECLALPKIYPNYDTPHIPQAVVLQQCGCPAKMPAQSPRSSTCPCHNVMSWAGFVLPYCRRGAGIEATGVNVQPVKLSGEGKMPVVNASGELAIYGSKTNDEMEERKGAVDKDNCECEAKSTMNNYENIAPVIDTQPESAKTANYANIDFTESLEHYENSKDVIAKAGITRNEIEELADQLEESSNEKEADDVENKVCAKCGHVKDISGSDYLMMEPEKQLVKKPFAGYLSMQPAAASVSASSSPIPPHNACSKEILSRICSSGVKSSSNPTLFGSSTPETIRKRSDSEFRVPGSAMLSSPYLRRRLIDPTGSLEAPGNLGMLWRKRSYSAESAHYLDEPNPGFSSNLTIHKCPSDIEKTSVTKDRQSPHCANSDLKINTENDCGSAGQPFSIKIRRSSSVPSKTGHNRDSSSSNDSGVSTGSLSHRNAEFVEFELSLPPISSSRKQNILTVCRKSPPPVCFHNSLPRKSKSSDPLRELSFQFQKIKVPTKSSSTEGDIPICLPKNTKGFGSPNEVTGTPYIDSRSTSSGTSDMSDYIETLSLSSHSSSDTPDSLRLGGRAGTTTLRPRSGKEYYKIDRSILVEQGRTQLTSSTQSSYANITPVMEKSESPSPGYMSSSPFEQPQPTRDHFLFPEEA from the exons ATGGTGGATAACAATTGCATTATCGAGGGGAATGTCAAATTTCGCGACGGTAAAAAG TGGAAATCACGATGGTGCGTGATGAGGAAGCTGTCCCCGGTAGCAG ACTGTCTACACCTGCAACTATATGGAGACAGCAAGGATAGGTACAAACAAGGCCAGACTAAGGCCTCATTGAGCTTACAACATTTTTTGGGAGTTGAGAGTGGTTTTACACTCGACAAGGAATCGAACACCATTGCTATAATATGCCAGGACTTGACGGTTGTTCTCGCTTTCGACACGAGAGAGCGACTCATACAATGGCAGGTCAAGATTTCCAACAATTTAGGAGAAG atcaacaatttttaattttgataTCGAGCGCACCGGCAAAAGCGAAATTGTCGAACGGGCCGGCGCATTTGCACGTGCAGGATCGTCGCTTTTGCATCACAGTAGGCGTGCCGCCGAGATTGGTCGGAATTTGGGAGATTGCACATTTGCGACGCTACGGAGTGGTCGAGGGACGTTTTTGTTTCGAGGGTGGTTCGCGTTGCGGTCGTGGCGAAGGATTGCACGTCTTGATAACGGACCAGGGTGATGACATCGTCAAAACTTTGCAGTTAGCAGCTGAGGGAAAACTGACAACGAGGAAGAGGCCAAATTGTCGCGAGAATTCCATGCAAGAAAGCCCACGCCGTCAATTTTCACGCTCCGAAACACGCGCgagcgatttttttgcatctAGCGTTTACACGACCACTGCCCAGTACGAGGATCAATGCGATGGTTGTAAAAACGAGAGTTCACCCTGTTGGTCGTCGACTGAAAGTCGACAtcaaaacgaaatcgaacctGATTACAGCTGTCGCGATACCGTTTCTGTTTCTGAACTAACCGATCAACCCGGCGAATGGAGAAGCTGCTCACTCACACGGCAGAGCACAACCGGCCTCGAGAGATGCGCTAGCTGCATCAGTAAACTCGGCACAATATCAAAATCCTCGACTTCTG GTACCACGTGCACGAGCAGCGCTCTTCGGAGTCCAGCACCAACAGCCAATAACTCAACGTGTCACTTGCCGTTGCGGGCATTCGACAGATTATCGCTGTCTTCGTACAGCAGCAGTAGCCACGAGAGCAGTGATTACTCGGGTTCGCAAGCGGTGGATTGTCAATGCCCGACGCAGCAAAATCCGAAGAATACACAAGTTCAACCGATCGCACGTTCATCCCCGAGTCCAACGGCACTGCCACCAAGACCTGTCAAACAATCCGTCCCAGTTGTCGCGAAAAAGCCAAAAAAGCCCCCAATGCCATTACCAAATGAACAACAATCGTGCACTTGCCGACCTAACCAAGCTGGCAATCGAAACAGTTCGGGTTCCGGACCGTACGAGAATTATGACGTTCCGAAAACGATCCTGGGACATCACATGTCGTTCGAACCGAGTCCGCCACCAAGCGCTGATCAGTATTACGACACGCCACGAAAAATCAAGGAATGTCTAGCACTGCCAAAGATATATCCGAATTACGATACACCACACATTCCACAAGCTGTTGTTTTACAACAATGCGGTTGTCCGGCGAAAATGCCAGCGCAGTCGCCGAGGTCGTCGACCTGTCCTTGTCACAACGTCATGAGTTGGGCGGGATTCGTTTTACCTTATTGCCGACGCGGTGCCGGAATCGAAGCTACCGGTGTCAACGTACAGCCGGTTAAACTCTCCGGGGAGGGTAAAATGCCGGTTGTGAACGCGAGCGGTGAGCTGGCAATTTACGGGAGCAAAACGAATGACGAGatggaagaaagaaaaggcgCGGTGGACAAGGACAACTGCGAATGCGAGGCTAAAAGCACTATGAATAATTACGAGAACATCGCACCGGTGATCGATACCCAACCGGAGTCAGCAAAAACCGCCAATTACGCGAACATCGATTTCACCGAGTCTCTCGAGCATTACGAAAACAGCAAAGATGTTATCGCCAAAGCGGGCATCACGAGAAACGAAATCGAAGAATTAGCTGATCAGCTCGAAGAGTCGAGCAACGAAAAAGAGGCTGATGACGTTGAGAACAAAGTTTGCGCGAAGTGCGGCCACGTCAAAGATATCAGTGGCTCCGATTACTTGATGATGGAACCCGAGAAACAGTTGGTCAAAAAACCATTCGCCGGATATTTGTCGATGCAACCGGCCGCGGCTTCAGTTTCTGCTTCCAGCAGTCCCATTCCTCCTCATAATGCTTGCTCGAAAGAAATACTTTCGCGCATTTGCAGCAGCGGTGTTAAAAGCTCGAGCAATCCAACGCTTTTTGGCTCTTCAACACCGGAAACGATCCGGAAACGCTCCGACTCGGAATTCCGAGTTCCTGGTTCCGCGATGTTATCCAGTCCTTATCTTCGACGTCGTTTGATCGATCCGACCGGAAGTCTCGAGGCACCCGGTAATCTCGGAATGCTATGGCGCAAGAGATCTTACTCCGCCGAATCGGCGCACTATCTCGACGAACCTAATCCcggattttcatcaaatctcaCTATTCATAAGTGTCCGAGTGATATCGAGAAAACCAGTGTCACGAAGGATCGACAATCACCGCATTGCGCAAATTCTGATTTGAAAATCAACACGGAAAACGATTGCGGATCAGCCggacagccattttctataaaaattcgACGTTCCTCGTCAGTGCCCTCCAAGACTGGACACAATCGAGACTCTTCGAGCAGCAACGATTCGGGCGTTTCCACAGGTTCCCTCTCTCACAGAAACGCCGAATTCGTCGAGTTCGAACTATCACTCCCTCCTATATCCTCCTCGAGGAAACAAAACATACTCACCGTCTGTCGAAAAAGTCCACCGCCCGTCTGTTTCCACAACAGTTTACCACGGAAATCCAAGTCCAGCGATCCCTTGCGCGAAttgtcatttcaatttcaaaaaatcaaagtacCCACCAAATCTTCCTCGACCGAAGGCGATATTCCTATTTGCTTACCTAAAAATACCAAGGGTTTCGGTAGCCCCAACGAAGTCACTGGTACACCTTATATCGATTCCCGCAGCACGAGTAGCGGCACTTCAGACATGTCCGATTACATCGAAACCCTCTCCCTATCGTcgcactcgtcatccgatacGCCGGATAGTCTCAg actcGGGGGCCGAGCAGGTACGACGACTTTACGTCCGCGCAGTGGAAAAGAATATTACAAAATAGATCGCAGTATTCTCGTCGAGCAAGGCCGCACGCAATTGACATCGTCAACACAATCAAGCTATGCAAACATTACCCCGGTCATGGAGAAGAGCGAATCACCATCGCCTGGATACATGAGCAGCTCGCCGTTTGAACAACCTCAGCCGACGCGAGATCACTTTCTCTTTCCCGAG GAGGCCTGA
- the RnrL gene encoding ribonucleoside-diphosphate reductase large subunit, which yields MSPKHRLFVIKRDGRKEAIHYDKITSRIQNLCAGLDMEWVDPPAITLRVINGLYAGVTTVELDNLAAETAATMTTKHPDYAILAARIAVSNLHKETKKSFSEVMADLYNVEEVRKGEKVKKPVISEEYHKIIQKHADRLNSAIVYNRDYNYNYFGFKTLERSYLLKINGKIVERPQHMLMRVAVGIHADDIDKVIETYDFLSERYFTHSSPTLFAACTQRQQLSSCFLLTMTEDSIDGIFDTLKRCALISKFAGGIGLSVHNIRATGTEIMGTGGISNGLVPMIRVFNNTARYVDQGGNKRPGAFAIYVEPWHADIFEFLELKKNTGKEEYRARELFYALWIPDLFMRRVLADSHWSLMCPHECPGLPENWGEEFETLYEEYEREGRYKRQIPARELWTAILMSQVETGTPYMVYKDHCNRKSNQQNLGTIKSSNLCTEVVQYSSSDEVAVCNLASIAVNMFVNSSSKSFDFKKLKEVAKIVTRNLNKVIDINYYPIPEAERSNRRHRPIGIGIQGLADAFLLMRYPFESEEAQKLNIQIFETLYYGALEASCELAEEFGPYESYEGSPVSKGILQYDMWNVTPTDLWDWAKLKEKIAKHGVRNSLLLAPMPTASTAQILGNNESIEPYTNNVYTRRVLSGEFQVVNPHLLKDLTDRDLWDDDMKNEIIANRGSIQDIDRIPVELKPLYKTVWEISQKTILKMAADRGAFIDQSQSLNVHMAKVTTEKLTSMHFYGWQIGLKTGMYYLRTRPAANPLQFTVDKSRLPSPKKESKENNDKSNGEDLDASFICARDNREACMACSA from the exons ATGAGTCCCAAGCACAGATTGTTCGTTATAAAACGCG ATGGCCGAAAAGAGGCTATTCACTATGACAAAATCACATCCAGGATTCAAAACTTGTGTGCTGGCCTTGACATGGAATGGGTTGATCCG cCAGCAATTACTCTGCGGGTCATCAACGGCTTGTATGCCGGCGTCACAACCGTCGAATTGGACAATCTTGCAGCTGAGACGGCAGCTACCATGACAACTAAGCATCCGGATTACGCTATTCTTGCTGCTAGGATAGCTGTGTCCAATCTCCATAAGGAAACCAAAAAATCTTTCAGTG agGTAATGGCAGACTTGTACAACGTGGAAGAGGTGAGAAAAGGCGAAAAGGTGAAAAAGCCAGTGATCAGCGAAGAATATCACAAAATCATTCAGAAACATGCAGATCGATTGAATTCCGCAATAGTTTATAACCGGGATTACAATTACAACTACTTTGGCTTTAAAACTCTGGAACGAAGTTActtactgaaaataaatggaaaaattgtcgAAAGACCACAGCACATGCTCATGCGAGTGGCGGTTGGCATTCACGCTGACGATATTGATAAAGTCATTGAGACTTACGACTTTTTGTCAGAAAGATATTTTACTCATTCATCACCGACACTCTTTGCCGCTTGCACGCAGAGACAACAATTATCCAG TTGTTTCCTGTTGACTATGACTGAGGACAGCATTGACGGAATTTTTGACACTCTAAAACGATGCGCTCTTATTAGTAAATTCGCTGGTGGTATTGGCCTGAGTGTTCACAACATCAGAGCAACAGGTACCGAAATTATGGGAACTGGTGGCATTTCCAATGGTTTGGTCCCAATGATCCGAGTTTTCAACAACACAGCTCGATACGTCGATCAGGGCGGCAATAAAAGACCGGGCGCTTTCGCCATTTATGTCGAGCCATGGCATGCCGATATTTTCGAGTTCttggaactgaagaaaaatacag GCAAAGAAGAATACAGAGCCCGGGAATTGTTTTACGCTCTTTGGATTCCGGACCTTTTCATGAGGCGAGTCCTCGCTGACTCCCATTGGAGTCTCATGTGCCCGCATGAATGCCCTGGACTTCCGGAAAATTGGGGCGAAGAGTTTGAAACGCTCTATGAAGA ATACGAAAGAGAAGGAAGGTACAAACGTCAAATTCCAGCACGTGAGTTGTGGACAGCAATTTTGATGTCGCAAGTCGAGACCGGAACGCCATACATGGTGTACAAAGATCATTGCAACAGAAAATCGAACCAACAAAACCTTGGAACAATAAAAAGCAGCAATTTGTGTACTGAGGTCGTACAATATTCGAGTAGCGACGAAGTTGCAGTTTGCAATCTTGCATCGATAGCAGTCAATATGTTCGTAAATTCGTCGTCGAAGAGCTTTGACTTCAAAAAACTGAAAGAAGTGGCGAAAATCGTAACCAGAAATCTCAACAAAGtcatcgatataaattattaTCCGATTCCTGAAGCGGAAAGATCGAACCGGAGGCATCGACCCATCG GTATCGGTATTCAAGGCCTCGCTGATGCTTTCCTTCTCATGCGTTATCCTTTCGAGAGCGAAGAAGCCCAAAAACTTaatatacaaattttcgaaacgcTCTACTATGGCGCGCTCGAAGCGAGCTGCGAACTCGCCGAGGAATTCGGACCGTACGAATCCTACGAAGGGAGCCCTGTCAGCAAAGGC ATTCTTCAATATGACATGTGGAACGTGACACCAACTGATCTCTGGGATTGGGCAAaactcaaagaaaaaatagcaaaacaCGGAGTAAGAAATTCCTTGTTACTGGCTCCTATGCCGACAGCCTCAACCGCCCAAATACTGGGAAACAACGAGTCGATCGAGCCGTATACAAACAACGTATATACGAGACGAGTTTTGTCCGGTGAATTCCAAGTCGTCAATCCTCATTTGCTCAAAGATCTAACCGATAGAGATTTGTGGGACGATGACATGAAGAATGAAATTATCGCGAACCGTGGCTCGATCCAG GATATTGATCGTATTCCCGTCGAACTCAAACCTCTTTACAAAACCGTATGGGAGATATCGCAAAAGACGATTTTGAAAATGGCTGCCGATCGTGGAGCCTTCATTGATCAATCACAATCGTTGAACGTTCATATGGCTAAAGTGACCACAGAGAAACTCACGTCAATGCATTTCTACGGTTGGCAAATA GGCTTGAAAACAGGAATGTACTATCTTCGAACAAGACCAGCGGCGAATCCCTTGCAATTCACAGTCGACAAATCGAGACTGCCAAGCCCGAAGAAGGAATCCAAAGAAAACAACGATAAAAGTAACGGCGAAGACTTGGATGCATCGTTCATTTGCGCACGCGATAATCGTGAGGCATGCATGGCTTGCAGCGCATAA
- the LOC122411667 gene encoding uncharacterized protein isoform X2: MHIFFQFKFIHVFTATVVMDNVEVVLDELYDKLLQIKYPGVAKATRNDMQDIVLACENRVFLLSWLFGKVSDVNGKEFTDKPNESTVVQWYSEMGISDDPEVLMGRVPIKNQIFTLKRLLLFINSVCLVDQPCNNGQVDVLDLYKLTQKLSYNGALQVLEHCRDRLNKTTVNNQKSYENQNDLLANGINRTVDNHDDHAEPENELSQSESNPDTSNCSDLKERISKFLTAFENASTWSKPDNCESKAVPSKPMDHCIQNVYSNMTTLKESFQSKDQIANCATIEPLKRQDMALDCTIENIVIAIEEYHRLQNND, translated from the exons atgcatattttttttcaatttaaatttattcacGTGTTTACAGCGACGGTCGTAATGGATAATGTGGAAGTAGTTTTAGATGAATTGTACGATAAACTTTTACAAATTAAATATCCTGGTGTTGCAAAGGCGACTCGTAATGATATGCAAGACATAGTTCTTGCGTGTGAAAACCGAGTATTTCTTTTATCTTGGCTCTTTGGAAAAGTTTCCGATGTCAATGGTAAAGAATTTACAGACAAACCTAATGAATCCACAGTTGTTCAATGGTATTCGGAAATGGGTATTTCTGATGACCCTGAAGTTCTTATG GGAAGAGTTCCAATAAAAAACCAAATATTTACTCTGAAAAGATTATTGCTATTTATAAACAGTGTTTGTCTGGTTGATCAGCCGTGTAACAATGGCCAAGTTGATGTTCTGGATTTGTACAAA TTGACTCAAAAACTGTCTTACAACGGAGCACTTCAAGTTCTGGAACACTGCAGAGATCGATTAAATAAAACAACTGTTAACAATCAGAAATCCTATGAAAACCAAAATGATTTACTCGCTAATGGGATAAACCGAACAGTTGATAATCACGATGACCATGCAGAGCCCGAGAATGAA CTTTCCCAATCGGAGTCAAATCCAGACACCAGTAATTGTTCAGACTTGAAAGAacgtatttcgaaatttttgacaGCTTTTGAGAATGCATCTACTTGGTCAAAGCCTGATAATTGCGAGTCAAAAGCTGTTCCTTCAAAACCAATGGATCATTGTATCCAAAATGTATATTCAAATATGACAACTCTCAAAGAG TCATTCCAATCGAAGGATCAAATTGCGAATTGCGCCACGATTGAACCACTGAAACGACAGGACATGGCACTTGATTGTACGATCGAAAACATCGTTATTGCCATCGAGGAGTACCACAGATTACAAAATAATGATTGA
- the LOC122411667 gene encoding uncharacterized protein isoform X3, producing the protein MDNVEVVLDELYDKLLQIKYPGVAKATRNDMQDIVLACENRVFLLSWLFGKVSDVNGKEFTDKPNESTVVQWYSEMGISDDPEVLMGRVPIKNQIFTLKRLLLFINSVCLVDQPCNNGQVDVLDLYKKCSENFNAVLSTSQLTQKLSYNGALQVLEHCRDRLNKTTVNNQKSYENQNDLLANGINRTVDNHDDHAEPENELSQSESNPDTSNCSDLKERISKFLTAFENASTWSKPDNCESKAVPSKPMDHCIQNVYSNMTTLKESFQSKDQIANCATIEPLKRQDMALDCTIENIVIAIEEYHRLQNND; encoded by the exons ATGGATAATGTGGAAGTAGTTTTAGATGAATTGTACGATAAACTTTTACAAATTAAATATCCTGGTGTTGCAAAGGCGACTCGTAATGATATGCAAGACATAGTTCTTGCGTGTGAAAACCGAGTATTTCTTTTATCTTGGCTCTTTGGAAAAGTTTCCGATGTCAATGGTAAAGAATTTACAGACAAACCTAATGAATCCACAGTTGTTCAATGGTATTCGGAAATGGGTATTTCTGATGACCCTGAAGTTCTTATG GGAAGAGTTCCAATAAAAAACCAAATATTTACTCTGAAAAGATTATTGCTATTTATAAACAGTGTTTGTCTGGTTGATCAGCCGTGTAACAATGGCCAAGTTGATGTTCTGGATTTGTACAAA AAATGCagtgaaaatttcaatgctGTACTATCAACTTCACAGTTGACTCAAAAACTGTCTTACAACGGAGCACTTCAAGTTCTGGAACACTGCAGAGATCGATTAAATAAAACAACTGTTAACAATCAGAAATCCTATGAAAACCAAAATGATTTACTCGCTAATGGGATAAACCGAACAGTTGATAATCACGATGACCATGCAGAGCCCGAGAATGAA CTTTCCCAATCGGAGTCAAATCCAGACACCAGTAATTGTTCAGACTTGAAAGAacgtatttcgaaatttttgacaGCTTTTGAGAATGCATCTACTTGGTCAAAGCCTGATAATTGCGAGTCAAAAGCTGTTCCTTCAAAACCAATGGATCATTGTATCCAAAATGTATATTCAAATATGACAACTCTCAAAGAG TCATTCCAATCGAAGGATCAAATTGCGAATTGCGCCACGATTGAACCACTGAAACGACAGGACATGGCACTTGATTGTACGATCGAAAACATCGTTATTGCCATCGAGGAGTACCACAGATTACAAAATAATGATTGA
- the LOC122411668 gene encoding 40S ribosomal protein S23 yields MGKPRGLRTARKHVNHRRDQRWNDKDYKKAHLGTRWKANPFGGASHAKGIVLEKVGVEAKQPNSAIRKCVRVQLIKNGKKITAFVPRDGCLNNIEENDEVLVAGFGRKGHAVGDIPGVRFKVVKVANVSLLALYKEKKERPRS; encoded by the exons ATGG GTAAGCCTCGTGGATTGCGTACAGCCCGGAAACATGTTAATCATCGTCGGGACCAGAGATGGAACGACAAAGATTATAAAAAGGCGCATCTCGGAACCAGATGGAAAGCGAATCCGTTCGGTGGGGCATCCCACGCGAAAGGAATTGTTCTTGAAAAAGT gggtGTGGAGGCAAAACAACCCAATTCTGCAATCAGGAAATGTGTTCGAGTACAGTTGATTAAGAATGGCAAGAAAATAACAGCTTTTGTACCTAGAGACGGTTGTCTCAATAATATAGAAGAGAACGATGAAGTTCTAGTCGCCGGGTTTGGGCGTAAGGGACATGCTGTGGGCGACATCCCTGGCGTCCGTTTTAAAGTTGTTAAAGTGGCCAATGTTTCGCTATTGGCCCTTTataaggagaagaaagagcgcCCTAGATCTTAA
- the LOC122411667 gene encoding uncharacterized protein isoform X1 has protein sequence MHIFFQFKFIHVFTATVVMDNVEVVLDELYDKLLQIKYPGVAKATRNDMQDIVLACENRVFLLSWLFGKVSDVNGKEFTDKPNESTVVQWYSEMGISDDPEVLMGRVPIKNQIFTLKRLLLFINSVCLVDQPCNNGQVDVLDLYKKCSENFNAVLSTSQLTQKLSYNGALQVLEHCRDRLNKTTVNNQKSYENQNDLLANGINRTVDNHDDHAEPENELSQSESNPDTSNCSDLKERISKFLTAFENASTWSKPDNCESKAVPSKPMDHCIQNVYSNMTTLKESFQSKDQIANCATIEPLKRQDMALDCTIENIVIAIEEYHRLQNND, from the exons atgcatattttttttcaatttaaatttattcacGTGTTTACAGCGACGGTCGTAATGGATAATGTGGAAGTAGTTTTAGATGAATTGTACGATAAACTTTTACAAATTAAATATCCTGGTGTTGCAAAGGCGACTCGTAATGATATGCAAGACATAGTTCTTGCGTGTGAAAACCGAGTATTTCTTTTATCTTGGCTCTTTGGAAAAGTTTCCGATGTCAATGGTAAAGAATTTACAGACAAACCTAATGAATCCACAGTTGTTCAATGGTATTCGGAAATGGGTATTTCTGATGACCCTGAAGTTCTTATG GGAAGAGTTCCAATAAAAAACCAAATATTTACTCTGAAAAGATTATTGCTATTTATAAACAGTGTTTGTCTGGTTGATCAGCCGTGTAACAATGGCCAAGTTGATGTTCTGGATTTGTACAAA AAATGCagtgaaaatttcaatgctGTACTATCAACTTCACAGTTGACTCAAAAACTGTCTTACAACGGAGCACTTCAAGTTCTGGAACACTGCAGAGATCGATTAAATAAAACAACTGTTAACAATCAGAAATCCTATGAAAACCAAAATGATTTACTCGCTAATGGGATAAACCGAACAGTTGATAATCACGATGACCATGCAGAGCCCGAGAATGAA CTTTCCCAATCGGAGTCAAATCCAGACACCAGTAATTGTTCAGACTTGAAAGAacgtatttcgaaatttttgacaGCTTTTGAGAATGCATCTACTTGGTCAAAGCCTGATAATTGCGAGTCAAAAGCTGTTCCTTCAAAACCAATGGATCATTGTATCCAAAATGTATATTCAAATATGACAACTCTCAAAGAG TCATTCCAATCGAAGGATCAAATTGCGAATTGCGCCACGATTGAACCACTGAAACGACAGGACATGGCACTTGATTGTACGATCGAAAACATCGTTATTGCCATCGAGGAGTACCACAGATTACAAAATAATGATTGA